Proteins encoded within one genomic window of Cucumis sativus cultivar 9930 chromosome 3, Cucumber_9930_V3, whole genome shotgun sequence:
- the LOC101211776 gene encoding subtilisin-like protease SBT5.3 → MEGFNISSLFLFLFIFPLLQASITATQKSYIVYLGSHTHGSNPSAFDLEIATESHYSLLGSLLGSHEAAKEAIFYSYNRHINGFAAILDQKVVQDLARNPAVVSIHENKGRKLHTTSSWKFLGVEHDDGIPHNSIWNRASFGESTIIGNLDTGVWPESRSFNDEGYGPVPTRWKGSCEGGSKFHCNRKLIGAKYFNKGYAANAGSLNASYETARDNEGHGTHTLSTAGGNFISGANVFGNGNGTAKGGSPKALVAAYKVCWPQVDSGGGCYDADILAAMEAAISDGVDVLSLSLGGGSKDFSDDVTAIGAFHAVQQGIVVVCSAGNSGPAPGTVENVAPWIITVGASTINRDFTSFVSLGNKKHIKGASLSDKILPEQKFYPLIDAVDAKANKVSSDIAQLCLVGSLDPEKVKGKIIICLRGENARADKGYAAVKAGAVGMILANAEENGDEIIADAHLLPVSHVSYTDGQSIYQYINSTKTPMAYMTHVRTELGIKPAPVMASFSSRGPNTVEETILKPDITAPGVNILAAYSEDASPSGSFFDKRRIPFNIVSGTSMSCPHISGIVGLLKTLYPNWSPAAIKSAIMTTAESRANDMHPIQNGGNLKANSFAYGAGHVQPNRAMNPGLATTNPKSVNSQLCRVVTIKRRVKNVGKPSTYVARVKVPHGVSVSVEPRTLKFTRIDEEKSFKVVIGSVANNKHKGYVFGSLIWEDGKHHVRSPIVVNLG, encoded by the exons ATGGAGGGCTTCAATATATCTTCgttgtttctatttttatttattttccctttGTTGCAAGCATCCATCACTGCCACCCAAAAG TCCTACATTGTTTACTTGGGATCACATACACACGGCTCGAATCCTTCAGCGTTTGATCTCGAAATCGCAACAGAATCTCACTATAGTTTGCTTGGGTCATTGTTAGGAAG CCATGAAGCAGCTAAGGAAGCAATTTTCTATTCCTACAATCGACATATTAATGGCTTTGCAGCCATTCTTGACCAGAAAGTTGTACAAGATTTAGCAA GGAATCCTGCTGTGGTATCTATCCATGAGAACAAGGGAAGAAAACTGCACACAACAAGTTCATGGAAATTTCTTGGAGTAGAGCATGATGATGGAATTCCTCATAACTCTATTTGGAATCGTGCAAGTTTTGGTGAATCTACAATCATTGGCAACCTTGACACAG GCGTTTGGCCAGAATCAAGGAGTTTCAATGATGAAGGATATGGACCTGTTCCCACAAGGTGGAAGGGAAGTTGTGAGGGTGGATCCAAATTTCACTGCA acagGAAGCTAATTGGAGCAAAATATTTCAACAAGGGCTATGCAGCTAATGCCGGATCTCTCAATGCAAGCTATGAAACAGCAAGAGACAATGAAGGCCATGGAACACACACTTTATCCACAGCTGGGGGCAATTTCATTTCAGGAGCTAATGTTTTTGGGAATGGCAATGGCACTGCAAAAGGAGGGTCCCCTAAAGCCCTTGTTGCTGCATATAAAGTATGTTGGCCTCAAGTGGATTCTGGTGGTGGTTGTTATGATGCTGATATACTAGCAGCTATGGAAGCTGCTATTAGTGATGGAGTTGATGTTCTCTCACTTTCACTTGGTGGAGGTTCCAAAGATTTTTCCGACGACGTAACGGCTATTGGGGCCTTCCATGCCGTTCAACAAGGTATTGTCGTCGTTTGTTCTGCAGGTAACTCTGGACCAGCTCCAGGGACAGTTGAAAATGTGGCACCTTGGATCATAACTGTGGGGGCTAGCACAATCAATAGAGACTTTACAAGTTTTGTTTCGCTTGGAAACAAGAAGCATATTAAG GGTGCAAGTCTTTCTGATAAAATATTGCCAGAACAGAAATTCTATCCATTGATCGATGCTGTAGATGCAAAAGCCAACAAAGTTTCATCCGATATCGC CCAACTATGTCTGGTGGGCTCCCTTGATCCCGAAAAGGTAAAAGGGAAGATTATAATTTGCCTTAGAGGGGAAAATGCAAGAGCAGACAAAGGTTATGCGGCAGTTAAAGCAGGTGCTGTTGGAATGATTCTTGCTAACGCTGAGGAAAATGGGGATGAAATTATAGCTGATGCTCACCTACTTCCTGTTTCTCATGTAAGCTATACTGATGGCCAATCAATCTACCAATACATCAATTCCACCAA AACTCCAATGGCTTACATGACTCATGTAAGAACAGAGTTAGGAATCAAACCAGCACCAGTTATGGCTTCATTCTCATCAAGAGGTCCTAATACAGTTGAGGAGACAATACTCAAG CCTGATATAACAGCACCTGGTGTCAATATCCTAGCAGCCTACTCTGAAGATGCATCGCCAAGTGGTTCATTCTTTGATAAACGTCGAATTCCATTTAATATAGTATCTGGAACTTCCATGTCATGCCCCCATATTTCTGGTATTGTTGGCCTTCTCAAGACCCTTTATCCCAATTGGAGTCCAGCAGCAATCAAATCAGCAATCATGACCACAg CTGAAAGCAGAGCCAATGACATGCATCCAATACAAAACGGAGGCAACCTTAAAGCCAACTCATTTGCATATGGTGCAGGACATGTCCAACCCAACAGAGCAATGAACCCTGGCCTT GCTACAACAAATCCCAAATCAGTAAATTCTCAGCTATGTC GGGTTGTGACAATCAAAAGAAGAGTTAAGAATGTGGGAAAGCCAAGCACTTACGTTGCTAGAGTGAAAGTACCCCATGGAGTATCAGTTTCGGTTGAACCAAGAACATTAAAGTTTACCAGGATTGATGAAGAGAAAAGTTTCAAAGTTGTAATTGGGAGTGTTGCAAATAACAAGCATAAAGGGTATGTATTTGGATCTTTAATATGGGAAGATGGGAAGCATCATGTGAGAAGCCCAATTGTAGTGAATTTGGGATGA
- the LOC105434448 gene encoding subtilisin-like protease SBT5.4 encodes MGHKPYNHIRSWVIPLFFYKSYIVYLGSHSHGFNPSSTDAQIATESHFNLLGSFLGSNEEAKEAIFYSYNRHINGFAAVVDQKVAEDLAKHPDVVSVLENKGRKLHTTNSWKFLGLENNGAIPSNSLWNLASFGESTIIGNLDTGVWPESKSFSDKEYGPIPSRWKGSCEGGSKFYCNRKLIGARYYNKGYAAIVGPLNSSYESARDHEGHGTHTLSTAGGHFVPNANLFGYGNGTAKGGSPKALVAAYKVCWPQVLFFGECFDADILAGFEAAIGDGVDVLSVSLGGSPSDFAKDSISIGSFHAVQNGIVVVCSAGNSGPTPGSVSNVAPWIITVGASTTDRLYTSYVAIGDKRHFKGASVSDKKLPVQKFYPLISSLDAKAKNVTDNDALLCEEGSLDPKKVNGKIIICLRGDNARVAKGYVAAKAGAVGMILANAEENGDEILADAHLLPASHITYSDGQLVYQYINSTKIPMAYMTHVRTEEGIKPAPVMASFSSRGPNTVDPSILKPDITAPGENILAAYSRDASPTGTDFDKRRVPFNVESGTSMSCPHVSGIVGLLKTLYPKWSPAAIRSAIMTTAGTKANDLTPILSTNQEKANAFAYGAGHVSPNRAADPGLVYDLSTKDYLNYLCAQGYNTAQIKQFSNDTSFVCSKSFKLTDLNYPSISIPILEYDVAVKIKRKLKNVGSPGTYVVQVKEPLGVSVSVEPTSLKFTGIDEEKSFRVVLKSYEPNGSGPKYLFGKLEWSDGKHRVRSPIVVRLGG; translated from the exons ATGGGACATAAACCATATAACCATATCCGATCTTGGGttattcctttgtttttttacaaG TcttatattgtttatttggGATCACATTCACATGGGTTTAATCCTTCTTCAACTGATGCTCAAATTGCAACAGAATCTCACTTTAATTTGCTTGGATCCTTTTTGGGAAG CAATGAAGAAGCTAAGGAAGCAATTTTCTACTCATACAATCGACACATCAATGGCTTTGCAGCTGTGGTAGATCAGAAAGTTGCTGAAGATTTAGCAa AACACCCTGATGTGGTATCagtacttgaaaacaaaggaagaaaactTCACACAACAAATTCATGGAAGTTTCTTGGACTTGAGAATAATGGTGCAATTCCTTCAAACTCCCTTTGGAATCTTGCAAGTTTCGGTGAATCTACAATCATTGGCAATCTTGACACAG GTGTTTGGCCAGAATCAAAGAGCTTCAGTGATAAAGAATATGGACCTATCCCATCAAGGTGGAAGGGAAGTTGTGAAGGTGGCTCCAAATTTTATTGCAACAG GAAGCTAATTGGAGCAAGGTATTACAACAAAGGATATGCAGCCATTGTGGGACCTCTAAACTCAAGCTATGAATCAGCAAGGGACCATGAAGGGCATGGAACACACACATTATCAACAGCAGGAGGCCATTTTGTTCCAAATGCCAATTTATTTGGGTATGGTAATGGCACTGCAAAGGGAGGTTCCCCTAAAGCCCTTGTTGCTGCCTATAAAGTTTGTTGGCCACAAGTGCTCTTTTTTGGTGAGTGCTTTGACGCAGACATTCTTGCTGGCTTTGAAGCTGCCATTGGTGATGGAGTTGATGTTCTATCTGTTTCACTTGGTGGAAGTCCATCTGATTTTGCCAAAGATTCAATATCTATAGGATCATTTCATGCAGTTCAAAATggtattgttgttgtttgttcTGCTGGAAACTCTGGCCCAACTCCTGGCTCTGTTTCTAATGTTGCACCATGGATTATAACTGTGGGAGCTAGCACTACTGACCGGCTTTATACGAGTTATGTTGCAATCGGAGACAAGAGGCACTTCAAG GGTGCAAGTGTTTCTGATAAAAAATTGCCAGTTCAGAAGTTCTATCCATTGATCAGTTCTCTAGATGCAAAAGCCAAAAATGTCACGGACAACGATGC GCTACTATGTGAAGAAGGGTCTCTTGATCCTAAAAAGGTAAACGGGAAGATTATAATTTGCCTTAGAGGAGACAATGCAAGAGTGGCCAAAGGTTATGTGGCTGCTAAAGCAGGTGCTGTTGGGATGATTCTTGCTAATGCTGAGGAAAATGGGGATGAAATTTTGGCTGATGCACATTTGCTTCCTGCTTCTCATATAACCTATTCTGATGGCCAATTAGTCTACCAATACATCAACTCTACCAA AATTCCAATGGCTTACATGACACACGTAAGGACAGAGGAAGGAATCAAACCAGCACCAGTTATGGCTTCATTCTCGTCAAGAGGTCCCAACACAGTCGATCCATCAATACTCAAG cCAGATATAACAGCACCAGGTGAGAATATATTAGCAGCTTATAGTAGAGATGCATCACCAACAGGGACAGATTTTGATAAACGTAGAGTGCCATTTAATGTTGAATCTGGGACTTCTATGTCATGCCCTCATGTTTCTGGGATTGTTGGTCTTCTCAAAACACTTTATCCTAAATGGAGTCCTGCTGCTATTAGATCTGCTATCATGACCACAg CTGGAACAAAGGCCAATGACTTGACTCCAATACTAAGCACAAATCAAGAGAAAGCAAATGCATTCGCATATGGTGCAGGCCATGTTAGTCCAAACAGAGCAGCAGATCCAGGCCTTGTTTATGATCTTTCCACTAAGGACTATTTGAATTACTTATGTGCTCAAGGCTACAACACTGCACAAATCAAACAATTCTCCAATGACACTTCATTCGTTTGTTCGAAATCATTCAAACTAACCGATCTCAACTACCCGTCGATCTCGATCCCAATTTTGGAGTATGATGTTGCCGTGAAGATCAAAAGGAAACTGAAGAATGTGGGAAGTCCAGGCACATATGTTGTTCAAGTCAAAGAGCCACTAGGGGTTTCGGTTTCGGTTGAGCCAACTAGTTTGAAGTTCACTGGAATTGATGAAGAGAAGAGTTTTCGAGTTGTATTGAAGAGTTATGAGCCTAATGGTTCTGGTCCAAAGTATCTGTTTGGGAAACTTGAATGGTCCGATGGGAAGCATCGTGTTAGAAGTCCAATTGTAGTGAGATTAGGTGGATGA
- the LOC101206711 gene encoding gamma-tubulin complex component 2 yields MESTASTSISSPSTPRWNLERPFLTGRFHQEAKTTSRFAELKLDSFSNGGLEKAIGCYDAAIQELIVIDDLLSALLGIEGRYISIKRVHGKENEVSFQVEASMDLTLQELAKRIFPLCESFLFISQFVESRSQFKKGLVNHAFAAALRALLLDYQAMVAQLEHQFRLGRLSIQGLWFYCQPMMGSMQALFAVTRQVSANDIAGSAVLNLLQSQAKAMAGDNAVRSLLEKMTQCASNAYLGILERWVYEGVIDDPYGEFFIEENKSLKKESLNQDYDTKYWRQRYSLKEGIPTFLANIAGMILTTGKYLNVMRECGHNVQLPASENSKLMSFGSNHQYLECIKAAYDFSSSELLKLIKEKYDLMGKLRSIKHYLLLDQGDFLVHFMDIARDELSKKLDEISVEKLQSLLDVALRTTAAAADPCHEDLTCCVERMSLPKSLRALKDLVDSKTLDINDQEEPMGITGLEAFSLSYKVRWPLSIVISWKSLSKYQLIFRFLFHCKHVERQLCWAWQVHQGVRSLNIRGTSISRSSLLCRSMLKFINSLLHYLTFEVLEPNWHVMHNRIQTAKSIDEVIQHHDFFLDKCLRECLLLLPQLLKKVERLKLLCLQYAAATQWLISSSIDVCKSEESSDSMICSEKTKQWNGRTPKGTKLTTSNSAVMESILKFEKEFNSELQSLGPILSKSSQAEPYLTHLAQWILGIEMTNRF; encoded by the exons ATGGAAAGTACAGCTTCTACATCGATTTCAAGTCCTTCGACTCCTCGTTGGAACCTCGAGAGGCCCTTTCTCACTGGCCGTTTTCACCAG GAAGCAAAAACTACTTCTCGTTTTGCTGAATTAAAGTTGGATTCCTTCAG CAATGGGGGCCTGGAAAAGGCCATAGGCTGTTATGATGCTGCAATTCAG GAACTTATTGTAATTGATGATCTCCTCTCTGCTCTGCTTGGAATTGAGGGACGCTATATTTCAATTAAACGAGTTCATGGCAAGGAGAATGAAGTTTCTTTCCAGGTTGAGGCATCTATGGATTTGACTCTTCAG GAATTGGCAAAAAGAATATTTCCTCTGTGTGAGAGCTTTCTGTTCATTAGTCAGTTTGTTGAATCAAGATCTCAGTTCAAAAAGGGCTTAGTTAATCATGCCTTTGCTGCTGCACTTAGAGCTCTCCTTCTA GATTACCAAGCAATGGTAGCCCAGCTTGAGCACCAGTTTCGACTTGGTAGACTTTCCATCCAGGGATTGTGGTTTTACTGTCAG CCTATGATGGGTTCCATGCAAGCATTATTTGCAGTCACACGGCAAGTTTCAGCTAATGATATTGCAGGGTCTGCAGTTCTTAATCTCTTGCAGAGCCAG GCCAAGGCTATGGCTGGTGATAATGCAGTGAGGTCTTTGCTGGAGAAGATGACACAGTGTGCAAGCAATGCTTACCTTGGTATATTAGAAAG aTGGGTTTATGAGGGAGTAATTGATGATCCTTATGGTGAATTTTTCATTGAGGAAAACAAATCTCTGAAGAAG GAGAGCCTCAATCAAGATTATGACACAAAGTATTGGAGGCAACGCTATAGTCTCAAGGAGGGAATTCCTACATTTCTTGCAAATATAGCAGGCATGATATTGACAAcaggaaaatatttaaatgtcaTGAGAGAATGTGGGCATAATGTTCAg CTACCAGCATCAGAAAATTCGAAGTTAATGAGTTTTGGCTCAAATCATCAATATTTAGAATGTATAAAAGCTGCGTATGATTTTTCCAGTAGTGAACTATTGAAACTTATTAAAGAAAAG TATGACCTGATGGGGAAGCTGAGGTCAATTAAGCATTACCTTCTGCTTGATCAG GGTGATTTCTTGGTTCATTTTATGGACATTGCTCGAGATGAACTTTCAAAAAAGCTTGATGAGATTTCTGTAGAGAAGTTACAG TCTCTTCTGGATGTTGCCTTACGCACCACAGCAGCTGCAGCAGATCCTTGCCATGAGGACTTAACGTGTTGTGTG GAAAGAATGTCATTGCCTAAAAGCTTGCGTGCACTCAAGGATCTAGTTGACAGTAAGACTCTTGACATCAATGATCAGGAAGAACCCATGGGCATTACTGGCCTTGAGGCATTTTCGTTAAGTTACAAG GTCAGGTGGCCATTGTCTATAGTTATATCATGGAAATCTCTATCAAAGTACCAGCTGATCTTTCGCTTTCTTTTCCACTGCAAGCATGTGGAACGCCAACTTTGTTGGGCATGGCAAGTGCATCAG GGGGTTCGTTCCCTTAATATCCGCGGTACATCCATCTCAAGATCATCTTTACTCTGTCGTTCAATGCTTAAATTCATTAATAGCCTTCTGCACTATTTGACCTTTGAG gTTCTTGAACCCAATTGGCATGTAATGCACAACCGGATTCAGACTGCAAAAAGCATTGATGAG GTTATTCAGCATCATGATTTCTTTCTTGACAAGTGTCTCCGAGAATGTTTACTTTTGTTGCCACAGTTACTTAAG AAAGTGGAGAGGTTGAAATTGTTATGCCTGCAGTATGCAGCAGCTACACAGTGGTTGATTTCATCCTCCATTGATGTATGTAAGTCAGAGGAATCGTCTGATAGCATGATTTGTTCCGAAAAAACCAAGCAATGGAATGGAAGAACACCCAAGGGGACAAAACTAACCACCTCCAACTCGGCAGTCATGGAGTCTATCCT TAAATTTGAGAAGGAATTCAACTCTGAGCTTCAGAGTTTGGGACCAATTTTGAGTAAAAGCTCTCAGGCTGAGCCATATTTAACTCACCTTGCTCAGTGGATTCTTGGGATTGAAATGACAAATAGGTTCTGA
- the LOC101206468 gene encoding probable protein S-acyltransferase 17, with product MAVQWLLLCHGFVTLLVVVSFLCGQWPIFEGTPIQRIHHFITSGAYDYFLRFVGYLFGSKGTNAVLAVESFCCDRPNPILQVIYLAIIGVTYYIITMSTFQYVPGYYLSGIHRYTSFLAVTVGVLLFLLTSFSDPGTVNADNVTRYLSAYPYDNIIYSEKECSTCKIPKPARSKHCSICDRCVARFDHHCGWMNNCIGERNTRYFMAFLLWHFLLCVYGTVAIGLVLAGQLKELKVIYVLTVYYGIENSFSGLAPYVVQWILGSYNTQLLLMVFLAIVSLLLGGFFGYHAKLCLTNTTTNETFKWQEYLSWQRKVNEAKASAAALKTSMDGLSSERKPPESKWRTIFRRSRLEQVQVVKNNTYDRGLLHNIHEVIFPFSSRPSFSRRKPKSG from the exons ATGGCTGTTCAATGGTTACTGTTATGTCATGGCTTTGTTACACTTTTAGTGGTGGTCTCTTTCCTTTGTGGTCAATGGCCTATCTTTGAGGGCACTCCCATTCAACGTATTCACCACTTTATCACTTCTGGCGCCTACGATTATTTCTT ACGATTTGTAGGATACTTATTTGGGTCCAAAGGAACTAATGCAGTTCTTGCGGTTGAAAGTTTCTGCTGCGACAGACCTAATCCAATCCTTCAG GTTATTTATCTTGCCATCATTGGGGTTACCTATTACATTATTACGATGTCTACATTCCAATATGTCCCTGGTTATTATTTAAGTGGAATTCATAG GTATACAAGCTTTTTGGCTGTTACTGTTGGTGTTCTCCTCTTTCTATTAACCAGCTTTTCTGATCCAGGGACAGTGAATGCTGATAATGTAACTCGTTATCTGTCTGCTTATCCATATGACAACATTATTTACTCTGAAAAGGAATGTTCAACTTGCAAAATTCCAAA ACCTGCTAGATCCAAACATTGCAGCATATGTGATCGTTGCGTTGCACGCTTTGATCATCATTGTGGATGGATG AATAACTGTATAGGGGAGAGGAATACTCGGTATTTTATGGCCTTCCTTTTGTG GCATTTCCTTCTTTGTGTATACGGGACAGTTGCAATTGGACTAGTTCTTGCTGGACaattaaaagaactaaaagtTATTTATGTCTTGACGG TTTATTatggaattgaaaattctttcTCCGGTCTAGCTCCGTATGTTGTACAA TGGATTTTGGGCTCGTACAATACTCAACTACTACTTATGGTGTTTCTCGCGATAGTGTCCCTGCTATTAGGTGGCTTCTTTGGTTACCACGCCAAACTCTGTCTCACAAATACTACAACAAATGAG ACTTTTAAGTGGCAAGAGTACCTTAGCTGGCAGAGGAAGGTAAATGAAGCCAAGGCAAGTGCAGCAGCCTTAAAAACAAGCATGGATGGTCTGAGCTCTGAAAGAAAGCCTCCAGAGAGCAAATGGAGAACCATTTTTCGTAGATCCCGACTCGAACAAGTGCAGGTTGTCAAGAATAATACTTATGATCGAGGATTGTTACACAACATTCATGAGgttattttccctttctcaTCAAGACCATCATTTTCACgaagaaaaccaaaatctGGCTGA